The proteins below come from a single Fusobacterium nucleatum genomic window:
- the lpxB gene encoding lipid-A-disaccharide synthase, with protein MKFFVSTGEASGDLHLSYLVKSVKARYKDVDFVGVAGEKSQKEGVEILQDINELAIMGFTEVLKKYKFLKQKAYEYLQYIKDNQIKNVILVDYGGFNVKFLELLKNEIKDIKIFYYIPPKVWIWGEKRVEKLRLADYIMVIFPWEVDFYKKHNINAIYFGNPFTDFYKKVERTGNKILLLPGSRRQEIKAMLPVFEEIINDLKDDKFILKLNSNQDLKYTENFKKYNNIEIVIDKKLKDIVSDCKLSVATSGTITLELALLDLPSIVVYKTTFINYLIGKYILKIGYISLPNLVLNDEIFPELIQKDCEAKNIEKYMKKILENLPEIEEKIENMRKKVEGKAVVQSYADFLVKEGK; from the coding sequence ATGAAATTTTTTGTTTCAACAGGGGAAGCTTCTGGGGATTTACACCTGTCTTATTTAGTAAAAAGTGTAAAGGCAAGATATAAAGATGTAGATTTTGTTGGAGTAGCAGGAGAAAAATCTCAAAAAGAGGGAGTAGAAATACTTCAAGATATAAATGAACTTGCTATTATGGGTTTCACAGAAGTTTTAAAAAAATATAAATTTTTAAAACAAAAAGCCTACGAATATTTACAATATATTAAAGACAATCAAATAAAAAATGTAATCCTAGTTGATTATGGAGGATTTAATGTAAAGTTTTTGGAGCTTTTAAAAAATGAAATTAAAGATATAAAAATTTTTTACTATATCCCTCCAAAAGTTTGGATATGGGGAGAAAAAAGAGTAGAAAAACTAAGACTCGCTGACTATATAATGGTTATCTTCCCTTGGGAAGTAGATTTTTATAAGAAACACAATATAAATGCTATCTATTTTGGAAACCCTTTTACAGATTTTTACAAAAAAGTTGAAAGAACAGGAAATAAAATTTTATTACTTCCAGGAAGTAGAAGACAGGAAATAAAAGCTATGTTACCTGTCTTTGAAGAAATTATAAATGATTTAAAAGATGATAAATTTATTTTAAAATTAAATTCAAATCAAGATTTAAAATATACAGAAAATTTTAAAAAATATAATAATATTGAAATTGTTATTGACAAAAAATTAAAAGACATAGTTTCAGATTGTAAGCTCTCAGTTGCAACTTCTGGAACAATTACACTTGAATTGGCACTTTTAGATTTACCTAGTATAGTTGTATATAAAACCACTTTTATAAATTACTTAATAGGAAAATATATTTTAAAAATTGGCTATATATCTTTACCAAATTTGGTTTTGAATGATGAGATTTTTCCAGAACTTATTCAAAAAGATTGTGAAGCTAAAAATATTGAAAAGTATATGAAAAAAATTTTGGAAAATTTACCAGAAATTGAAGAAAAAATTGAAAATATGAGAAAAAAAGTTGAAGGAAAAGCTGTTGTACAAAGTTATGCAGATTTTCTTGTTAAGGAAGGGAAATGA
- the lpxA gene encoding acyl-ACP--UDP-N-acetylglucosamine O-acyltransferase — MVEIHSTAIIEDGAIIEDEVKIGPYCIVGKDVIIKKGTVLQSHVVVEGITEIGENNTIYSFVSIGKANQDLKYKGEPTKTIIGNNNSIREFVTIHRGTDDRWETRIGSGNLLMAYVHVAHDVIVGDDCILANNVTLAGHVVVDSHAIIGGLTPIHQFSRIGSYCMIGGASAVSQDVCPFVLATGNTVVLRGLNIVGLRRRGFSDEEISNLKKAYRILFRQGLQLKDAVEELEKNFSEDKNVKYLVDFIKSSDRGIAR, encoded by the coding sequence ATGGTAGAAATACATAGCACAGCTATTATAGAAGATGGAGCTATTATAGAAGATGAGGTAAAAATAGGTCCTTACTGTATAGTTGGAAAAGATGTAATAATAAAAAAAGGTACCGTTTTACAATCTCATGTTGTTGTAGAAGGAATAACAGAGATAGGAGAAAATAATACCATTTATTCTTTTGTTTCAATAGGAAAAGCTAATCAAGATTTAAAATATAAGGGTGAACCTACAAAAACTATTATAGGAAATAATAATTCTATAAGGGAATTTGTAACTATCCACAGAGGGACCGATGACAGATGGGAAACTAGAATAGGAAGTGGAAATCTTCTTATGGCTTATGTCCATGTTGCCCATGATGTTATTGTTGGTGATGATTGTATACTTGCAAATAATGTTACTCTGGCAGGACATGTTGTTGTAGATAGTCATGCAATTATCGGAGGCTTAACTCCTATCCATCAATTTTCAAGAATAGGTTCTTATTGTATGATAGGAGGAGCAAGTGCTGTTAGTCAAGATGTTTGTCCTTTTGTATTGGCAACAGGAAATACTGTTGTATTAAGAGGATTAAATATTGTTGGACTTAGAAGAAGAGGTTTTTCTGATGAAGAAATATCTAATCTTAAAAAAGCATATAGAATATTATTCAGACAGGGTTTGCAGTTAAAAGATGCTGTAGAAGAGCTTGAAAAAAATTTTAGTGAAGATAAAAATGTAAAATATCTAGTAGATTTTATAAAGAGCAGCGATAGGGGGATAGCTAGATAA
- the fabZ gene encoding 3-hydroxyacyl-ACP dehydratase FabZ, with amino-acid sequence MLDILEIMKRIPHRYPFLLVDRILEMDRENQTIKGKKNVTMNEEFFNGHFPSHPVMPGVLVIEGMAQCLGVLVMESALGKVPYFAAIENTKFRNPVKPGDTLIYDVKVDKIKRNFVKASGKTYVDDTVVAEASFTFVIADA; translated from the coding sequence ATGTTAGATATTTTAGAAATAATGAAAAGGATACCACACAGATACCCATTTTTATTAGTTGATAGAATTCTAGAAATGGACAGAGAAAATCAAACAATTAAAGGTAAAAAAAATGTAACAATGAATGAAGAATTTTTTAATGGGCACTTTCCAAGTCATCCTGTTATGCCTGGTGTTTTAGTGATTGAAGGTATGGCTCAATGTTTAGGAGTTTTAGTTATGGAAAGTGCTCTTGGAAAAGTTCCATATTTTGCAGCAATAGAAAATACAAAATTTAGAAATCCTGTTAAACCTGGAGATACTTTAATCTATGATGTAAAAGTTGATAAAATAAAAAGAAATTTTGTTAAAGCATCAGGAAAAACTTATGTAGATGATACAGTGGTTGCAGAAGCAAGTTTTACATTTGTAATAGCAGATGCATAA
- the yqeK gene encoding bis(5'-nucleosyl)-tetraphosphatase (symmetrical) YqeK, translating to MKYNFNELKEIVKSKMSLKRFTHTLGVVEMSEKLAKIYNANIQKCKVAALLHDICKEMDMEYIKNICKNKFINELSEEDLENNEILHGFAGAYYVKNELGINDKEILNAIKYHTVGAKDMTLLEKIVYIADAIEYGRNYPSVVEIREETFKNLDKGILMEIEHKEEYLESIGKKSHPNTDELKKEILKKLNK from the coding sequence ATGAAATATAATTTTAATGAGTTAAAAGAAATAGTAAAGTCAAAGATGAGTTTAAAGAGATTTACACATACACTTGGTGTTGTTGAGATGTCAGAAAAGTTAGCAAAGATATATAATGCAAATATTCAAAAATGTAAAGTGGCTGCATTACTTCATGATATATGTAAAGAAATGGATATGGAATATATAAAAAATATTTGCAAAAATAAGTTTATAAATGAGTTATCAGAAGAAGATTTAGAAAATAATGAAATATTACATGGCTTTGCAGGAGCTTATTATGTTAAAAATGAGTTAGGAATTAATGATAAAGAAATTTTAAATGCAATAAAATATCACACTGTTGGAGCAAAAGATATGACATTGCTTGAAAAAATTGTATACATTGCAGATGCCATAGAATATGGAAGAAATTATCCAAGTGTTGTGGAAATAAGAGAAGAAACATTTAAAAATTTAGATAAGGGTATTCTTATGGAGATAGAGCATAAGGAAGAATATTTAGAAAGTATAGGAAAAAAATCACATCCTAACACTGATGAATTAAAAAAAGAAATTTTAAAAAAATTAAATAAATAA
- a CDS encoding toxin-antitoxin system YwqK family antitoxin, producing the protein MKNKVFIIVFSLLLSISVFSTPMKVRKKDLKVIEKIYYLKDSEVPFTGKVSEGRDRLYYLNGRQDGKWISFYKNGNIKSIVNWKDGKLNGKYVIYENNGRKSTETIYKDGKENGYYFLYNPNGTYRTKGAYSMGKPIGEWEYYDKNGKLTNKVIAQ; encoded by the coding sequence TTGAAAAATAAAGTATTTATAATTGTTTTTTCTTTACTTCTTTCTATATCTGTTTTTTCAACTCCAATGAAAGTTAGAAAAAAAGATTTAAAAGTTATTGAAAAAATATATTATCTTAAAGATTCTGAAGTACCTTTTACTGGTAAAGTTAGTGAGGGGAGAGATAGACTTTACTACTTAAATGGTAGACAAGATGGAAAATGGATATCTTTCTATAAAAATGGGAATATAAAATCTATTGTAAATTGGAAAGACGGTAAATTAAATGGAAAATATGTTATCTATGAAAACAATGGAAGAAAATCCACTGAAACTATTTACAAAGATGGTAAAGAAAATGGTTACTACTTTTTATATAACCCTAATGGAACTTATCGTACAAAAGGTGCATATTCAATGGGAAAACCTATTGGAGAATGGGAATATTATGATAAAAATGGTAAATTAACAAATAAAGTTATAGCTCAGTAA
- a CDS encoding LpxI family protein, which produces MEKIGLIVGNGKFPLYFIKEAKNSNISVYPIGLFPSVDEEIKKLDNYIEFNIGHIGEIIKYLLLRDITKIVMLGKVEKRLIFENLILDKYGEKIMEIVPDNKDETLLFAIIGFIRLNGIKVLPQNYLMKKFIFETKCYTEKEPDYDDEKTISLGIEAARLLSRVDVGQTVVCRDRTVIAVEGIEGTDETLKRAGQYSDKDNILIKMSRPQQDMRVDVPVIGLNTVENAIKNGFKGIVAQAKKMIFLNQKECIELANKNNIFIVGKKI; this is translated from the coding sequence ATGGAAAAGATAGGACTTATTGTAGGAAATGGAAAGTTTCCATTGTATTTTATAAAGGAAGCTAAAAACAGTAATATTTCAGTATATCCAATAGGTCTTTTTCCCTCTGTTGATGAAGAAATAAAAAAATTAGATAACTATATAGAGTTTAATATAGGACATATTGGAGAAATAATAAAATATTTACTCCTAAGAGATATAACTAAAATTGTAATGCTTGGAAAAGTTGAAAAAAGACTAATCTTTGAAAATTTAATACTTGATAAATATGGAGAGAAGATAATGGAAATAGTTCCGGATAATAAAGATGAAACTCTCCTTTTTGCAATTATTGGATTTATAAGATTGAATGGTATAAAAGTTTTACCTCAAAATTATTTAATGAAAAAATTCATTTTTGAAACTAAATGTTATACAGAGAAAGAACCTGATTACGATGATGAAAAAACTATTTCACTTGGAATAGAGGCTGCAAGACTTTTAAGTAGAGTTGATGTAGGGCAAACAGTTGTTTGTAGAGATAGAACAGTTATTGCAGTGGAAGGAATAGAAGGAACAGATGAAACTCTCAAAAGAGCAGGACAATACTCTGATAAAGATAATATTTTAATAAAAATGTCAAGACCTCAACAAGACATGAGAGTAGATGTACCAGTTATTGGACTTAATACTGTTGAAAATGCAATAAAAAATGGTTTTAAAGGTATAGTTGCACAAGCTAAAAAAATGATATTTTTAAATCAAAAAGAATGTATAGAACTAGCTAATAAAAATAATATTTTTATAGTTGGAAAGAAAATCTAG
- a CDS encoding ABC transporter ATP-binding protein, with translation MKILNFKNKSLNIFLGYSYRYKKYMIAVIILSILASSMSAVPAWLSKKFVDDVLIGQNKDMFMWIIGGIFAATVIKVISAYYSEVASNFVTETIKREIKIDIFSHLEKLPISYFKKNKLGDTLSKLTNDTSSLGRIGFIVFEMFKEFLLVLILTIRMFQVDYILALVSLVLLPLIIRVVKKFTKKIRKYGRERQDTTGKVTAFTQETLSGIFVIKAFNNTSFVIDKYKDLTKEEFEQAYKTTKIKAKVSPINEVITTFMVLLVVLYGGYQILVAKNITSGDLISFVTALGLMHQPLKRLINKNNDLQDSLPSADRVVEIFDEKIETDVFGEAVEFNEKIQDIKFENVNYKYDDSNEYVLKNINLDVKAGEIVAFVGKSGSGKTTLVNLLARFFNTDEGSITVNGVNIKNIHLDTYRNKFAIVPQETFLFGGTIKENISFGKNVSDEEIILAAKMANAYNFIQEDLPNKFETEVGERGALLSGGQKQRIAIARALIKNPEIMILDEATSALDSESEKLVQEALDSLMEGRTTFVIAHRLSTIVRADKIVVMENGEIKEMGTHSELIAMNGIYKNLYDIQFNENI, from the coding sequence ATGAAAATATTAAATTTTAAAAATAAATCTCTAAATATTTTCTTAGGTTACAGTTATAGATATAAAAAATATATGATAGCAGTTATTATTTTGTCAATTTTAGCTTCATCTATGAGTGCAGTACCTGCTTGGTTAAGTAAAAAGTTTGTTGATGATGTATTGATAGGGCAAAATAAAGATATGTTTATGTGGATAATAGGTGGAATTTTTGCTGCCACTGTTATTAAAGTTATTTCAGCTTATTATTCTGAGGTAGCTTCAAATTTTGTAACTGAAACAATAAAAAGAGAGATAAAAATAGATATATTTTCTCATTTAGAGAAATTGCCAATAAGTTATTTTAAAAAAAATAAATTGGGAGATACTCTTTCAAAATTAACTAACGATACAAGTTCGTTAGGAAGAATAGGTTTTATAGTTTTTGAAATGTTTAAAGAATTTTTATTAGTTTTAATTTTAACTATTAGAATGTTTCAAGTTGACTATATCTTGGCCTTAGTGTCTCTTGTGCTTTTACCTTTGATTATAAGAGTTGTTAAAAAATTTACTAAAAAAATTAGAAAATATGGTAGAGAAAGACAAGATACAACTGGAAAAGTAACTGCTTTCACACAGGAAACTCTTTCAGGAATTTTTGTTATTAAGGCTTTTAATAATACAAGTTTTGTAATTGATAAATATAAAGATTTAACTAAGGAAGAGTTTGAACAAGCATATAAGACTACAAAAATTAAAGCAAAGGTTTCTCCTATAAATGAAGTTATAACAACATTTATGGTACTTTTAGTTGTTTTATATGGAGGTTATCAAATATTAGTTGCTAAAAATATTACATCAGGAGATTTAATTTCCTTTGTAACTGCCTTAGGTTTAATGCATCAACCATTAAAAAGATTGATAAATAAAAATAATGATTTACAAGATTCTTTACCATCAGCAGATAGAGTTGTTGAAATTTTTGATGAAAAAATTGAAACTGATGTTTTTGGTGAAGCAGTAGAGTTTAATGAAAAAATTCAAGACATAAAATTTGAAAATGTAAACTATAAATATGATGATTCAAATGAATATGTGTTAAAAAATATAAATTTAGATGTTAAAGCAGGAGAAATTGTAGCTTTTGTTGGAAAGAGTGGAAGTGGAAAAACTACACTTGTAAATTTATTGGCAAGATTTTTTAATACTGATGAAGGAAGTATTACAGTAAATGGAGTAAACATTAAAAATATTCATTTAGATACTTATAGAAATAAATTTGCAATAGTGCCACAAGAAACTTTCCTATTTGGTGGAACTATAAAGGAAAATATAAGTTTTGGTAAAAATGTTAGTGATGAAGAAATTATTTTAGCTGCTAAAATGGCTAATGCTTATAATTTTATACAAGAAGATTTACCTAATAAATTTGAAACAGAAGTTGGAGAAAGAGGAGCATTGTTATCTGGTGGACAAAAACAAAGAATAGCAATAGCCAGAGCCTTGATTAAAAACCCAGAAATAATGATTTTAGATGAAGCAACTTCTGCACTTGATAGTGAATCAGAAAAACTTGTTCAAGAAGCACTTGATAGCTTGATGGAAGGAAGAACTACCTTTGTTATAGCACATAGATTATCTACAATAGTTAGAGCAGATAAAATTGTTGTTATGGAGAATGGAGAAATTAAAGAAATGGGAACTCATTCTGAACTTATTGCTATGAATGGAATCTATAAAAATCTTTATGATATTCAATTCAATGAAAATATTTAA